The Lolium perenne isolate Kyuss_39 chromosome 6, Kyuss_2.0, whole genome shotgun sequence genome segment agagAAGCATatccatatcatgatgactactatgagatttacttagggcattacgacaaagaacatagaccgctatccagtatgcatctatgcctaaaaagtccacctttgggttagcatccacaccccttccagtattaagttgcaaacaacagacaattgcattaagtactgtgcgtaatgtaatcaacacaaatatccttagacaaagcattgatgttttatccctagtggcaatagcacatccacaaccttagaactttctgtcactgtcccagattcaatggaggcatgatgtAGTGACCCATCCACTTAAGTTGGTTTAATCATGTCTAATATACCTTCTTATGCATCATGCTTCTCATAAACATGCATCCTCATCATCATTGCTTTGTCATGAAAATAATAGAAGTTCAAACTTTGCTCATTATCTTTGTTATGTGAAAACTACACCTAATATTAGTGAGTATGTTAAATATTTCTAAAACTTAATTCTCTAATGTTTGGAAAGCACCTATTGCTGCTAGATTATCCTATGCCAAGTTATGAGATAATAGTAACTCATTGCTATTTTTTTATATTGCTTTTGTCAAATTCCTATTTTGCAACTTCATAAAAGGTTTACACATCCTTCTAATGTGGTTTGAAATTGTGAATTTCTGTACCCAGTGTTTTCAAACTATAAGTGAGTTCAAAAATATTTTATGGCCTTAGAGTTTTACTCAAAATGCTAGCTATAATTCAGTTTCCAGGTTTTGTTAAAATCTGGCTGTGCTGTTCACGATTTTTGTAAGCAATTCAAATGAACTCCGTTTTATATAAAAATTCTACAGTATGTCAACAATAGCTTTATCTGGCTTGTGTAAAATTTTCGAAAAATTCTGAGCTCCTTTGGTATACCATCTATACTAAAGCAGATAGCAGTTTCAGTTTCAGAAAACTGTCACGGTTTCAGTTTTTAGGTTTTGTCAAATTCTGGCTGCACTGTTCCCAATTTTGTGAACCATTCAAATCAACTCCGTTTGAGCTGAAAATTTTACCGGATGCCAAAAATAGTTATATCTTGCTTGTGTAAAATTTTCAGAAATTTCTGAGCTCATTTGGTTGCCCAACTATTTTAAAACGGAGAGCAGTTTTCAGTTTCAGAAAACAGTTTCAGTTTCAGAAATGTGACTGACCAGTGGCCGTCTTCCTCGTGGCAGTGCTGCACCGGGCAGAGCAGCGGCGTACTGCTCGCCATTCATCGATGCCCATGCCATCCAGGCCGTTCCCCTACCCTACTTAAGCCTCCCCGGAGCTCTAGCCCTCTTCTCccctcttccccaacctcctGTAGCCCTAGATCGAGAAGGCCGTCTCGACGCCATTGACGCCGGCAAGTTTTCCCGAGGCAAGATTCTGGAGCCCTGTTCATGTCATTTTGTACCCCTTGACTTGGTTCTTCTCGGTGACCTTCTTTGCCCCTCCAGCTCGCAGCAAACGAGGAGATCGGGCATCATCTTCTCCAGCTCCGACCGTACTCCGACGACATTTTTGACAGTTCCGGTGAGCCTCTGCTAAAACAGCCATGTCCTTTAGTTTCTCTGTACCGTGGTGCATCTTTTGATGTACACATTGCTTCAGATGGTCACATGCGTCGAGCTGCCGCCGTGAGCTGGACGCTATCGTCAACCGCCGGTGACGCCGTCGACCACCAGCTCCTCTCTCTCCTTTACTGATCAAACCATTGTCTTCCTGGTGAGCTCACAAACATGCTGTGCCTTACCTTACTCATTCTCTATACCCTTCAGTGCATATGTGCATGCATGTTGCTGCTGCTATGTGTGTTGCTGTCGTACGAGCTGATGTTGCACACGCATGCCACCTTCTCGGACAGATTTTGTCCATATAACACTTCCTATAGATGCCCTGTGTCTCTAACTTTCCAACGCAACAAACGGCACTCAATTCCGTTGCCTATGTTGCTCAAAATCGTCTTTGTCTGAACCCTGTTACGAAGTTGCACTGCTTCCTCTTCCTCCCATTAAATaagactagcaaaagtgcccgtgcttcgctacggagTAACTATTGCCGCCGCCTCGTACCCTGCTCCTCCAGTACTAATTACCGGCACCGAAGCCCCCAGCCACCGGCTCCTCCCATCCACCATGCCAGGGTTCACCCCAACCATATGCACAGCTCCGATGCACCCCACTCCATCTCCATCCACGACGACCGACAACACCAACGTTGGAGCACTGACATGCACTACTCTGATTCATCGTCGCTCCACTGGGCAGACGTGGAGATCCTCAAGAATAGTTGCATCAGACGGGAGTGCATCCAACAGGGCATGGCAGTTGAGAGCCGATGCAAAATAATTTTCGAGGAGGGAGAGGGACAATTCGGTGCAGGCTAGGCGGTGGGTGCTCGACCATGTGGTGCAAACTGGAAGTTTATCAAGCGGCGCAACACTCGAGTTGGCGCGGATCTCACGCGCAATCAGAAGGAGGCCGACATGTTGATTTTCACTTACCCGCGGTAGTACCAGTAATTTCTATTGAAACATAAGGGCCAATAAAAAACGAAAGAACATAATGATAGAAACCTTACTTTTTTATTAATAGGTAAAATATGTTTTAAAGTCTGTAAGAAAAAGTTGCGCATGGTCACCCTTTTTTCTAAATTGGACATGTAAATAAATCTATGGAAAATAATGCAAAATTGATTTGAGACATTTATTAGTAACCGAATTGAGTGTAAAAAAAATTTGAGTGTGAGCGAGCGAAAAGCGCTCAAACAGAAAAGCTAACTGTCATTAgtagataatgatgatgatgatgataataatactaATACCATAAGAGTAGCACTAAAAATTTATTGTAAACCAATGCTTACCCTACAAAAGGATAAAATTCTAGAAAATAGACTTTTCTTAATAGTTATAAATTTTTTAGTGCAAATTCAAACTACTCCATAGGATGGTACGTTATATTATATGCTCAAAGAAATACAAATAGACTTGTGAAGATAGAATTTCATTGCATCACAATTTCACAATTAGTACATTTAGAAACGCATATCAGtgactctcaaaaaaaaaaaggtccATCGGCTGACCAACGACATCTATATCCTGTCTAATTTCAGAATCTACATATGTAACGCGACTGCACAAACGCACATATTCTTGATTATTCATGGAAAAAACTATTTTTACTGAAATAGTAGCCAGACAAAATCGAGAACCACCAGACCAAAACATCCAGGGCATCACTCTATGTTGACTGAACCTTGCACAGCGGAAGCAGGAGTCATTTCCCTTGCTGTACATGGCTGGGCGGAGGACCTCAGATGCGGGTGGATGAGAGCCAATAGGACGGGGAGCAGTGGATCTGGTTGAGGCCAGAAGTTCGGGACGGGGGAGGCTGAGCTGAGGCCTGTGGGGATGAGCTTCATCGACTGAACATGGCACAGTGGAAGCAGGAATTACTTCCCTTGCCGTAGATGGCCGGGGCGGAGGAGCCCAAATGTCGGTGGAGAGAACTAATCGGGCGGGGGAGGAATGGATCTGGTGGAGGCTGAGGTGAGGCCGCCCTGCATCTCACGCTGGCGCGAATAATCTTCTGTGTGCCAAACCAGTTCGTAGCCAGTAAGCCGCCTGCCGCCGCGATTCCATCGAGCTCCGGCGTGGGGCGTTGCGCAGTGGGAGGCACGCGGCTGATGTCGGCTGGCGCAAAGCAGCTCTGCTCGGAGGCTATGCCAACGAGGGgagcaaaaaagaaaagaaaaaacgaaTAGAGCCAAGGACATCCGGAGTCGGAGAGAACAAAACGAGCGAAGCGGTACGATGGCAGTAAGCAGTATTATgtaatttggtgggagggcaaaaccgtCTAAATAAATGTTGGACGAAAAttctggcagaaaccttagcgcttttattattattattattaggtaTGGATAGGAAAAATACCCGTACGTTGCACCGGGAAGTGAAACATAAATTTAAATTTTGTTGGTACATCGTGACAAAGAAATACATATTATTCGTTATAGGAAAATATGCCCGAAAgttgcaaagagagaaaaaagaTGTAGTATTCCGTGCATACGAGTATATGAGggttattatggatctccagatccctctattaACCATTGGCTATGAATATAGTCATGTCCAGATATTCGCGAACCTTAAGGTACGATGTCGCTAGGGTAAGAGAGATATTTAGTGCGATATTTTTGGAGTCCCGAATGGTTTTGAAAATAACACCCATGGTTCCAGAATGGCGGCAAACCTATAAAAACATATATAGGATGTATCGAAATGGTTCCGAAAATTTCGAATGTACCGGAATCTTCCGAAGGGAAACCTACCGCCCTAGGGCTGGGTGGGCCCCACGAGCCCCATGAGCTGGCCGGCTGCCTGGCTAAGTTGGAGggagggactcctcctcccttactcTTGATTTTACAGTTGTATATTGTTTATCAAGTTGTCCTCTTACTCTACTGAGAGGATTACCTCACCTTTGAAGAAATATAAAGTTGAATTTTTCATTTAACAGAGGACCAAAAAAATTGTGAGATCTTTTAGTGCACCTTTCCAATATACCGTAAAAATATAAAATTACTTAAATCAGTTGGCCAAAGTACAAAGTGCTACTACGAATTAAAAGTTACACTTTCATATATGGCCAATGTGACCGTATTAGGAATATAAATATGTAATTAGTGAACTACGGAGAAATTAAACAATGTATAGACAACATTTGTTCCGCCAAACCCATAACCGCAAAGCAACATCCAATTGCTTGGATCATTACTTATACATGTTTTGTTATTTAAATGAAgggtgtgcctatgtctcagttgactgagatttttttaagtctcagtcaactcagaaaagtgtaactgcagttcaaagaaaagtgcaactcggttcagttgcacatttctatcagaaaagtgcaattgcactttttaacAAAAAAGTGCAACCCAAAGCATatttttgtaagtgacttagacttaagaaaatctcagttgactgagacatagcaaaaccgttaaATGAAATCTTTTACAGATAACAttttagtgaccagaatatataaAAAAAAGGCATCAAGATTTCTCCGGATCCATAAACACATGAACATACTGAAGGAATTTTCAATTGAAAGGTGATTCTTGTACGGTTATACCCACACTAAATAATTTCCCGCACTTTAGTGTGTTATTGAAAAGATACTCAGCAAAAGGACCATAAAGAAAGCTTAGCCAATCCACCTTTAGAGAGTATAATCAGATCTTCAGTTTAAGAGCTTCATACCTGAACTGCAAGTGTAAAAATAAGCCTACACCGAGCTGGGGAGTGAAGACAATCTGCAGGCACTATCATTAGTGTCACTAAGTTAAATAGCCGAACCAAGAATTACTGCATCAACTTACATGCCATGTTGGCTGCAAGGCATAGGCGAACCACGTCTTGTACTCAGAATTCAGAAAACAACGTCACTTCGGATTAGAGTTTTGAAGGTAAATTCATGTTGCCAAACACGCACCACATTCTGAAGTAAATACAACCAATCAACGGCAAATTTCGTCGGATCTACCGACAGCAGAAGAAGGGATCCACATGAATTTCCGTGGGCACCCGACGCAGCTATACATCGATGATCCGATCGACATGAACTTCCGGAGGCGCTAGCCGGGAAACCAAGCGCGACCAAGCAGGTGCAGAAGACACCGTGGCGCTACCTGTCGAAAACCGAGCGCGACCAAGGAGGGCACCCTGGCACGCCCCCGCCCGTGGTGGTGCTAGGCTCGGCCGCACCACTCTCCATCCATGGCAGACTACAGCTACCGTGAGGATTTCTACGACAACCCTTCCGAGAAGATCAATGACGCGAAGTTCATCGTCCGCGGCGTCGAAGGTACCGATGGAGCGACGGGTGTCTTGGGTTCGGCGGCGTAGCGATTGGATCGTCCACGGCCGCGTCCTACGCTTTGAGCACGTATGTGATGCCCAAAGCCCCGAACAGCTGCAAGGAAGGGAAGTCGAGAGCGgagagcatgccagggcatgaATCGACTCGCAGATCTTGGGGACGTCCTCCTTGGCCGTGTTCGCGTTCTCGCCCGGTCAGATTGCCTAGCAGGTAGGGCTCCCAAAATTCATCTGTAGATTGGATCCCGATGAAGAAATCCTCAAAAAAGTCAATCCATTGCCTACTTGCCGGCAAAGATTTTTGCTGATCGATTTATCCATCGATAACTGGGTCCGGCGGTGTATATGTGAGCACCTGCAACGTGGAGACCGAACCTAATACGTGTATCTTTGGGCTGCTGTAAACGGGTTGATCTCATGTGGACCAGATCATGAGTTATTTTCCTGTACGCCAAACCGATGGGCGTGCAGCCTGGAGTAACTTTGGTGCGACAGAAGAAGACGTATATCAATATGGACCAAAGCGTATTATGacggaccaaaccaaggaaacgttagctcctttattattaggtatagatttgttCAAATGTTTGCAACTTGTAAAaattgtagaaaattcataaTAACTCCGTTTTGGGTGATTCAAATTGCTAAATTCGTAATTTTTAAAGATCTACACCgtgatgtgagttttgctgcataaTCATGTCTGTAAAAACTCGAAAAGAATATTTGCTCTCTAATGAATAGCAACTCTTTCATGCAATTTGTAAATTTaatatcttgagctaggaagCTCTAAATTGAGTGAATCAAATTTCTGTACTCATATTTTAACTCTATCTACACAGTGATGTTATTTTTAGCACTGTTGTATTTATTTGAAAATGCATGTATGTGATGGACCATTTAAGTAACTATTCTTGAGTTACCACATTTAATTTTTCACTTGCTTGTGTTGAACTCAAACTAGTTGCTCTATATTATCATGTCATGTGCATCATGGAAGCATCATCATGGCATTATACTGTATTTTTGTACAGAGAACAAATCATTGTTGAATTAGTGACTTATTTGGATTCTATTTGGATCTTTTTGGTCTTCTTCCCATAGGTGATGAGGAGGGTGTGAATTGTGAGGACGGCAATTCAAAGTACCAGCAGGGGGATAAAGGCAAGCAGCCCTTAGGGTGTATCAACTTTATTATTCTGAATATGTCATCCTTGGTGTGATGTGATGTTTGTGTTGGAGACACTACCCTTGTGTTTCTAAATGCTTGTTTACTATTGTTACCGTTGGGCATTAGCATGAGTAGGAATTGTTTGTGGTAAACTTGGGATTGATATTCCATTAGGCTGGATATGATCCTAAATTCATATATTTATGTTGTCGTGTTCTAAGTATCGGTCCTTGCTCCTTGGGTCTTGGGTGACTTGGTAACATTGAGCATGGTGTCGGACTTAGTGGTTTATCTTTTGGTCGAGAATCATGACATGATCAGCGAGCGATGTCTCTGGTTATGATAATAAAAATTGCAACTAAAAATGAATCGACTTGAGTGGGTACCCTGATATTTGCTTCTTTATCCCACTTAAGTCACTTCAAGGACAaattcttgtgcctttgatcccAAGCCACTTCGTACCACCGAGTCTTAGCATAGTAGCTGCAAATTTTAGTTGGTATTTTCCTTGGTTGGATTTGCTGTTTTGGGCATGGTGTCCTGTAAAAAGGACATGGTGTCTCTTTTTTTGTGCCCATCCTAGCTAGATGGCGCACACCCCGCAAACGAGGAACCATAACTGTACTTTGGGCTTCGACCGCAACCTATGGACCAGGTCAACGCTTTCTAGAAGCGCCCTGGAGTGAACCTAGGGGCAGCTACTATGTTAGGGCGACGTGTTGGAAAGGTCTTATAGTGGTTCACCGTCTATCTTGTCCGCTGTAATAGAGAGTCAGAAGCCTTGGGTGAGGGTAAAATTATACAccactgcagggttaaatctattcgagtagccgcgtccacggtcatggacaTGCTTGGTTATTTCATACATGAGATAGAAGTAATAGTGGTCAAGTGTCGGTATCGTGCTGCATTTTGGGAAATGTTGAGCCCCTCATATGCTTTACTTACACCATTATTATTTGGTAATATAATGAACTGTTTGATGTCAATTCTATTGCTCACACTCCTGTTATGATATCCTTTGCTTATCCAAGTTATACAATATTTGTATATGTTGCTGAATTCATTATGTTTTTGGTCACTTGTGGGTGGATCCAATGATCCTCCAATTCCGGGGTTGTGATGTGATGATCATGAACCTAGAATGAGTGATTTTACCATGTCTTAGATGGGTTTAATTGATGAATTTTTGTCCTGGACAGTGGTGCAGATTTCTGTCCTGTTTTGCTCATATTGATGTCATTGTCAATCGCTTATGTTTATCTTGTTTCTCAAAAAAATTCCAGAACTTATGGGATATGGACATAGGTGATTTTACTTGATTATATGATGTATTTTAGAGTGGAAACCATGATGGTTTAGGTGCTGAACAAATGAGTTCAGATCTGAACATTTGTTTGTCTTAGGAGACCCCAGATGCAATTGTGTACTTTTGCTTTAACTTGATTAATATGCATGCTATGGAACTAATCTAAAATGGAGGAAAGTAAGTCTTGCTGAGTACCTTAAGTACTCACCCTTGCTGTTGTAATCTTTTTGCAGAGGATAAAACTTCACTTGGCAGCGAGTCCGAGTATGACCTCGACGAGTAGTTTGGTTCTACCTTCAGCAGCTTAGTCCCTTGGGTTGTTGGTGGGCGAACTGCAAGGTTGTTATTTTGAAGCCATCTTATGGCATTGTGAACTTCTTCCGTTGTGTTTATTTGAATTGAACTTCTGGTTTGTATCATGTAAGTTGATGTTAAAAATTGAAGTCCTTGTGAACTATGTTGTATCGTGTTGCGCTTGTGAGTTGTGGTATCAAATCTAGATATGTATGCATGTTGACTGATCCTTGGGAACATGTTTAGCATATCCCAGCTTTGGTTATGGTGTTGGATTATTCTTATGTTGAATTATAATCATTGCTGAACCGAATGGTTGCTATGATCACCGGTCGTGCCGGTTGAGCGCTGATTCGGGTTTGATTGCGGTAATAATCTTAATTCATCATAGGATTATGATAATGCATAACCGGGGCTGCCACAGGTTGGTATCAGAGCTTAGGCTGTCTCTAGGATAGAACCAAGTAGAATGGTCGAGTTTAGATGTCTTTTTGAAAATATTTTGAGAGAACAACAAATCCTAAAATTGTTAGATAAAAATCATTTATTCCTTATCTCTGGTGGTGCTGTTCATATACTTGTGAGTTAGAATGACTTTGAAACTAACTTTAATCTTCTTTCTACCTATTCAAATTCATAAGTGCGAAGTTTAGCTTCCGTAGTTTTCTTCCCTTCTGTTATCCTTTTAGATGGAGTCGAGAACTTAAGAGCTCATAGCTAGTTACGCGTGGCCTTCGAGTTTGTAGCTAGTTGCTTTTGGATATGCTATGTTCGAATAATTGCTATTTTCTGGTTCAATCACAAGTTGTAGCACCATTTTAGTTGATGATGCTCGTGTTGATATATAAGAACCTTGTGTGCCTAATTTGCTTCTTGTACTGGCTATGATGCCTCTGTACAACCATTTGGATTTAAAATATGTGAAAGTTTGTTTGTGCATTCATATAAAATGCATTCCTATCTTAGTACCCTTGTGGTTATTGATCTATCCCATTTCGTATCATCCTTTTTTTGTGCTAACCTTGTTGTTATCGATTAATTTCGGTTTCAACAGGATGCCTCCTCGTCGTGGTGGTCGTGTTGGAGGGCGTGGCCATAGGCGTGATGAtgatcttcctcctccacctccaaaTCTTGCAGAGGTCATGGTGAATCAGACCCGTCTTCTGGAGGAGATGATTAGGAGCAATGCAGCACACAGGGCACCACAAGATCAGGAGATCTCTCTCATGGATTTTCAGAAGTGTGATCCTCCCAACTTCACTTCAGCCTCTGAACCTCTGGTGGCTGATGACTGGCTGAGAGATATGGAGTTTAAGTTCCAGCACATGCGCATTCCTAATGGCAGCAAAGTTCTCTTCGCCACATACCAGTTTCGTGGCCCCGCACTTGCTTGGTGGCAGTCCCAGTTGGCTATGCAGCCCGCTGGTCAGGAGATGTCTTGGGCTGATTTCTGCACACTTTTCCGTTGTGCTTATGTCCCAGAGAGCACCATTGGCCTCATGAAGCAGAAGTTTAGGGCTCTCAAGCAGGAACGCCGCTCAGTGGACGAGTACTTGGGGGAATTTGAGCATCTCTCCCGCTACGCTCCAAGAGACGTTGAAGATGAAAAGGAGAAGATTCAGGCCTTCTTGAATGGCTTGTGCGAGGATCTTCATGAGAAGCTAGTCACACATGATTTCCCGGATTTCCGCACTTTGGtggacaaggctaggctagccaaGAGGGCTAGTATTTCTTCAGAGATAGCCCGCAAGCGCAAGAGGGAGGCATTTCAGGCTTCCAAGGCGGGATCATCTAGCTCTCGCCAAGACAAGCCGGTTCCTATTTCTTCTGGTGGAAAAATGTTCCATAATCAGCAACCTTATACCCATCCAAGGCATCAGCAGCAACAGCTACAACAACACAATCAGCGGCAGGGTGGAGGTCAATTCAAGGACAATAAGAACAAGAATGTTGAATGTTGGAACTGCCATGAGCGTGGGCACTTCTCTACTTCTTGCACCAAGCCGAAGAAGGCTGGAGAACACCTTGGGCCTCACAAGGCGCCTCCTAGAGGTTCCACTTCAGGGGCTAGACCTGCTGCCAAGGTCAATGCCCGTCGTGCTCGCATCAATCACATCGAAGTCGCTGCAGCGGAGGAGTCCCCGGAGGTCATTTTGGGTATGTTTCTTGCCGAGTCACATTCTGCActcatgttgtttgattctggtgcTTCTCATTCTTTTATCACCAAGAGGTTTGCGCTTGCTTATGATTTTCCGCGATCTAACTTGTCGGCACCTATGCTTGTTCAAGCACCTGGCTCTAACCTTGATTCTGATACTACTTGTTTGGGAGTTGAGCTCTCTATCATGGATGTCACTTTCTGGGCTGATCTTATTGTGATTGGTT includes the following:
- the LOC127334648 gene encoding uncharacterized protein, which gives rise to MPPRRGGRVGGRGHRRDDDLPPPPPNLAEVMVNQTRLLEEMIRSNAAHRAPQDQEISLMDFQKCDPPNFTSASEPLVADDWLRDMEFKFQHMRIPNGSKVLFATYQFRGPALAWWQSQLAMQPAGQEMSWADFCTLFRCAYVPESTIGLMKQKFRALKQERRSVDEYLGEFEHLSRYAPRDVEDEKEKIQAFLNGLCEDLHEKLVTHDFPDFRTLVDKARLAKRASISSEIARKRKREAFQASKAGSSSSRQDKPVPISSGGKMFHNQQPYTHPRHQQQQLQQHNQRQGGGQFKDNKNKNVECWNCHERGHFSTSCTKPKKAGEHLGPHKAPPRGSTSGARPAAKVNARRARINHIEVAAAEESPEVILGDEEGVNCEDGNSKYQQGDKGKQPLGCINFIILNMSSLV